In uncultured Desulfuromusa sp., a genomic segment contains:
- a CDS encoding ATP-binding cassette domain-containing protein, with amino-acid sequence MALTPHLEIKNLTMAYGDSVIQKNLHFSVKKGEIFIIMGGSGCGKSTLLRHLIGLLKPSKGDILVNGVNLWNTSLQERNKIISRSGVLFQGGALWSSMTLAENIELLLTEHTDLNNKQIQDVISYKLSLVGLSRYKDYYPSEISGGMRKRAGLARAIALDPEILFFDEPSAGLDPVSSRLLDDLILELRDSLGATVVIVSHELASIFTLGDNSIFLDPTEKTIIATGAPGHLLESSEDSRVIQFLTRSPQSVNNEPNKKT; translated from the coding sequence ATGGCATTAACTCCACATCTGGAAATTAAAAATCTGACCATGGCCTACGGTGACTCAGTCATCCAGAAAAACCTTCATTTTAGTGTAAAAAAGGGTGAAATTTTTATCATTATGGGGGGCAGCGGTTGTGGTAAAAGTACCCTTCTGAGGCACCTTATAGGTCTTCTAAAACCAAGCAAAGGGGACATTCTGGTTAATGGTGTCAATCTTTGGAACACATCGTTGCAGGAACGGAACAAAATCATCAGCCGATCAGGGGTTCTTTTCCAGGGAGGAGCCCTCTGGAGTTCCATGACTCTGGCTGAAAACATTGAACTGCTGCTGACAGAACATACAGATCTGAACAATAAACAGATTCAGGACGTTATATCCTACAAACTTTCTCTGGTAGGACTATCACGATATAAAGACTATTACCCTTCTGAAATCAGTGGAGGTATGCGAAAAAGAGCGGGGCTTGCCAGAGCTATAGCTCTGGATCCCGAAATTCTTTTCTTTGATGAACCCTCGGCAGGACTTGATCCCGTCAGTTCAAGATTATTAGATGATTTAATTTTAGAGTTGCGAGACAGCCTTGGAGCCACCGTCGTCATTGTCAGCCATGAACTCGCAAGCATCTTTACGCTGGGAGATAATTCAATATTCCTGGACCCCACGGAGAAAACAATCATAGCAACCGGAGCACCCGGACATTTACTCGAATCCTCTGAAGATTCGCGCGTCATTCAGTTTTTAACCCGGTCACCCCAATCTGTTAATAATGAACCAAATAAAAAGACTTAG
- a CDS encoding phosphoglucomutase/phosphomannomutase family protein has translation MSHIKFGTSGWRGIFCEEFTLDNVRVVVQAIADHLHAEGLADKGVVVGCDARFMGGDFSRETSRILAGAGIKSYFCQRDTPTPVISHELLRRRAAGAINFTASHNPYNYNGIKFSPVSGGPALPATTNDIETRANAMLGEIVFNSLDLQTAAEKGLFEEIDPREEYFKTLQSLIDFNAIAEAGMTIAVNPLYGSGRGYLDRILEEAGVMVIKVNDHLDPYFGGKPPEPAEEYIQDFIGLIQGDDSIVLGLATDGDADRFGIIDRDGSYIEPNYILALLFDYMIRRKGLRGDAARSVATSHLIDAVAAHHGVKILETPVGFKFIGEYISEDKILIGGEESAGLSIKGHVPEKDGILACLLVAEMVAVEKKSLRELLTDLYSRVGEIYTKRINIRLSPHLEAALPAKFENPPEKIGEMKIVEIIRIDGNKYLLDDGSWLLFRKSGTEPVVRLYAETKSFESLDKLIELGREFILG, from the coding sequence ATGTCTCACATAAAATTTGGAACATCAGGCTGGCGTGGTATTTTTTGTGAAGAGTTTACTCTGGATAATGTCCGGGTTGTTGTTCAGGCCATCGCAGATCATCTGCATGCAGAAGGTTTGGCTGACAAGGGCGTTGTTGTTGGCTGCGATGCACGGTTTATGGGAGGAGATTTTTCCCGTGAGACCTCGCGTATATTGGCTGGAGCGGGGATAAAAAGTTATTTTTGTCAACGTGATACTCCAACACCGGTCATTTCTCATGAGTTGTTGAGAAGGAGGGCGGCCGGTGCGATTAATTTTACCGCAAGTCATAATCCTTATAATTATAACGGTATTAAATTTTCACCCGTTTCGGGGGGACCTGCATTGCCGGCGACAACCAATGATATCGAAACCCGTGCTAATGCGATGCTCGGAGAGATTGTCTTCAATAGTCTGGATTTACAAACTGCCGCTGAAAAAGGGTTGTTTGAAGAGATTGATCCCCGTGAAGAATATTTTAAAACGCTGCAAAGCTTGATTGATTTTAACGCGATAGCAGAGGCGGGAATGACCATTGCGGTCAACCCATTGTATGGATCAGGGCGTGGCTACCTTGACCGAATTTTAGAAGAAGCGGGTGTGATGGTTATCAAAGTCAATGACCATCTTGACCCCTATTTTGGTGGAAAACCCCCAGAGCCGGCTGAGGAATACATTCAGGATTTCATTGGCCTGATTCAAGGTGATGATTCCATTGTCCTCGGTTTGGCGACCGATGGTGACGCTGACCGATTTGGTATTATCGATCGTGATGGTTCTTATATTGAACCCAACTACATTCTCGCTCTCTTGTTTGACTATATGATTCGTCGCAAAGGTTTACGGGGTGATGCCGCACGAAGTGTCGCAACGTCACATTTGATCGATGCTGTGGCGGCACATCATGGTGTAAAAATTCTTGAAACGCCAGTTGGCTTCAAGTTTATCGGTGAATATATCAGTGAAGATAAAATTCTGATTGGTGGTGAAGAGAGCGCAGGGTTGAGTATCAAGGGTCATGTCCCCGAAAAAGATGGCATCCTGGCTTGTCTTCTTGTTGCTGAAATGGTGGCTGTCGAAAAAAAATCGTTGCGGGAACTGCTAACGGATCTCTACTCCAGAGTCGGTGAGATTTATACGAAGCGAATCAATATTCGTTTATCTCCGCACCTTGAAGCGGCTCTGCCTGCAAAATTTGAAAATCCACCTGAAAAAATCGGCGAAATGAAGATTGTGGAAATTATCCGGATTGATGGAAATAAATACTTGCTGGATGATGGCTCCTGGTTGTTGTTCCGTAAATCTGGAACCGAGCCGGTTGTCAGGTTGTATGCAGAAACAAAAAGCTTTGAATCTCTGGATAAACTTATTGAACTTGGGCGTGAATTCATTCTCGGGTAA
- a CDS encoding YkgJ family cysteine cluster protein — MKKEKDTALVNSKEWEGICERCGRCCYEKYEYRGKIFYSDTPCKYLDTKTHLCRIYHQRFKLNPECVCLSPELVKTGILPEDCPYVKNSE, encoded by the coding sequence ATGAAAAAAGAAAAGGATACGGCTTTGGTGAACTCGAAGGAATGGGAAGGCATCTGCGAGCGCTGCGGTCGTTGTTGTTATGAAAAATATGAATATCGGGGCAAAATTTTTTATTCTGATACCCCCTGTAAATATCTTGATACGAAAACACATCTGTGCCGGATTTACCACCAGCGTTTTAAACTTAATCCGGAGTGTGTTTGCCTGTCACCAGAACTGGTGAAGACAGGGATACTGCCGGAAGATTGTCCCTATGTGAAAAATTCTGAATAA
- a CDS encoding ABC transporter permease: MKANNSEKYQLITDDNGLTLHFVGDWRFQSGIPDIEPLLLQLPALHPQRIHFNCERLGPWDTGLMTFLVGLIQSSQKNNIEIVREALPTGVQTLLQLSFAIPERRSERRAFLGQPILAKIGSVTIEMHRSWTEMLTFIGDVFIAFINFLRGKAHFRTSDLLFQIEAAGPSALLIVTLISVLVGMILAFVGAVQLRLFGAEIFIANLVGLGMAREMGAMMTAIIMAGRTGAAYAALLGTMQVNEEIDALKTIAVSPIEFLVLPRLIALIITMPLLCIYADFMGIIGGAIVSATMFDISFFQYFQQIQGFVGLSHFMIGIVKAAIFGVLIATAGCFRGIQSGRSASAVGFSATSAVVTSIVLIIVADAIITVLCQVLGF, encoded by the coding sequence ATGAAAGCCAATAATTCTGAAAAATACCAGCTCATCACTGATGATAATGGACTCACTCTCCATTTTGTCGGCGACTGGCGATTTCAAAGCGGCATTCCTGATATTGAACCTCTCCTGTTACAGCTTCCGGCATTACATCCACAGAGAATCCATTTCAACTGCGAGCGACTGGGTCCTTGGGATACAGGGTTAATGACATTCCTCGTCGGCTTAATTCAGAGCAGTCAAAAGAACAATATTGAGATCGTTCGTGAAGCTCTTCCTACCGGCGTCCAGACACTCCTGCAACTCTCTTTCGCAATACCGGAACGCCGGAGCGAACGCCGAGCTTTTCTCGGCCAGCCTATTCTAGCCAAAATCGGCAGTGTTACCATCGAAATGCATCGCAGCTGGACAGAGATGCTGACATTTATTGGCGATGTCTTTATAGCTTTTATCAACTTTCTCCGGGGCAAAGCTCATTTTCGCACCTCTGATCTGCTGTTTCAAATTGAAGCTGCCGGCCCTTCCGCCTTACTTATTGTCACCCTGATCAGTGTTTTAGTCGGCATGATACTCGCGTTTGTCGGAGCCGTTCAACTGCGTTTATTCGGCGCGGAAATTTTCATAGCCAACCTTGTTGGTCTGGGCATGGCACGGGAAATGGGGGCGATGATGACTGCTATAATCATGGCTGGCCGCACTGGCGCTGCTTATGCTGCTCTGCTGGGAACCATGCAGGTCAATGAAGAAATCGATGCCTTGAAAACAATTGCGGTATCTCCTATCGAGTTCCTTGTTCTTCCGCGTCTGATTGCGCTCATCATTACAATGCCCCTACTCTGCATCTACGCTGATTTTATGGGCATCATTGGAGGAGCTATTGTCAGTGCTACTATGTTTGATATTTCTTTCTTTCAGTATTTTCAACAAATTCAGGGGTTTGTCGGACTCTCTCACTTTATGATCGGAATTGTTAAAGCAGCAATCTTTGGGGTTTTGATTGCAACGGCTGGTTGTTTTCGTGGAATACAATCGGGTCGAAGTGCTTCTGCTGTCGGATTTTCTGCGACCAGTGCCGTTGTCACATCGATTGTCCTCATTATCGTAGCAGATGCAATCATCACGGTTCTCTGTCAGGTTTTAGGATTCTGA
- a CDS encoding PqiC family protein, which yields MRYLIFVLLFLCSSCIQIGGTPQPMNYYLLKKTNKIPEIHPNFHEDIHLELINFPEYLDQPQIVTNNDDNGILFYDTERWAEPLRENLARVIRENLAMMAPNSSISVGPWESATANAIKVELLFNQFSGKLGEYTHTDIRWRISQGNGQTSQGHFTDQQTIEDNFQDFVIGLNTGINNFSTKLGLILLKP from the coding sequence ATGCGCTACCTGATTTTCGTCTTACTCTTTCTTTGTAGTTCCTGCATTCAGATCGGTGGGACTCCTCAGCCAATGAATTACTACCTCCTGAAAAAAACAAATAAAATACCGGAGATTCATCCAAACTTTCATGAAGATATTCATCTTGAACTTATTAATTTTCCTGAGTACCTCGACCAACCACAAATCGTCACAAACAATGATGACAATGGCATTCTGTTTTATGATACCGAACGCTGGGCAGAACCGCTTCGAGAAAATCTGGCAAGGGTCATCCGTGAAAATCTGGCGATGATGGCACCAAACAGCAGCATTTCAGTTGGCCCCTGGGAAAGTGCAACAGCAAATGCCATAAAAGTAGAATTGCTGTTTAATCAATTCTCAGGAAAATTAGGAGAATATACTCACACCGACATTCGCTGGAGAATCAGTCAAGGAAATGGACAAACGTCACAGGGACATTTTACAGATCAGCAGACGATAGAGGATAATTTTCAAGATTTTGTTATCGGTCTGAATACTGGAATAAACAACTTCAGCACCAAACTGGGTCTCATATTACTGAAGCCTTAA
- a CDS encoding PxxKW family cysteine-rich protein codes for MQCQTVLAGTECSFWKKAGCSAPSGSCQVIVEECQGCERVTKGSIGDVCSSYPDPAAKWANGLCNFATHKKIDLKVDDVRVNPLKAAKRAAAGK; via the coding sequence ATGCAGTGCCAAACGGTTCTCGCAGGTACCGAATGTAGTTTTTGGAAAAAAGCTGGTTGCTCCGCACCAAGTGGCAGCTGCCAGGTCATCGTTGAAGAATGTCAAGGATGCGAACGGGTAACCAAAGGTAGCATTGGTGATGTTTGCAGTTCTTACCCTGACCCTGCAGCAAAGTGGGCTAACGGTCTGTGTAATTTTGCAACACACAAGAAAATCGACCTGAAAGTTGACGATGTACGAGTCAACCCACTTAAAGCAGCAAAACGTGCTGCTGCCGGTAAATAA
- a CDS encoding MlaD family protein yields the protein MSIRKRIDPRVIGSFVVGAVILTVAALMFFGPGGFLSETRSYVIYFDSSVKGLNVGSPVRFRGVKIGQIREINVRVQPEEFKFYIPIVIEIEPSRFKAEGSNKGVLDSIKTTVKGDDPMISLVDKGLRAQMQLDSLVTGQLYVNLDMLPETPLILTGYPNEYPEIPAITSSLEELTKTFADIPLKELADKLISSAEGFEKLINSPSLHNALSKFDDTTTQLNQLLQNMNEQLLPIATSLQETLAQSQKTIVNVDHKIDQTLQRAQTTIAHIDDKVAPIAKQFTLALLAVNEASVKTSEAMQQIKGLSKNDSQLLKQLGTTLEEVNRTARTLRYMTTELDRDPQMLLRGRIDGGTK from the coding sequence ATGAGTATACGTAAAAGAATTGATCCACGGGTTATCGGCAGTTTTGTGGTCGGCGCAGTTATATTAACCGTTGCGGCACTGATGTTTTTCGGACCGGGAGGTTTCTTATCTGAAACCCGAAGCTATGTTATTTATTTTGACAGTTCAGTTAAAGGTCTCAATGTTGGTTCTCCGGTTCGTTTTCGCGGAGTTAAAATTGGTCAGATCAGAGAAATAAACGTCAGAGTGCAGCCCGAAGAATTTAAGTTTTACATTCCGATCGTTATTGAAATTGAACCATCCAGGTTTAAAGCAGAAGGATCGAACAAAGGTGTTCTGGATTCAATTAAAACAACCGTGAAAGGCGATGACCCCATGATTTCTCTGGTTGATAAAGGGTTACGTGCACAAATGCAGCTTGATAGTCTGGTTACGGGTCAATTGTATGTCAACCTTGATATGCTTCCGGAAACGCCACTTATCCTTACCGGATATCCTAACGAGTATCCGGAAATTCCTGCTATCACCTCCAGTCTTGAAGAATTAACCAAAACTTTTGCGGATATTCCCCTCAAAGAACTCGCTGACAAATTAATCAGTTCTGCCGAAGGATTTGAAAAGCTCATTAACTCTCCAAGTCTCCACAATGCATTGTCCAAATTTGACGACACCACCACTCAATTAAACCAGCTGTTACAAAACATGAACGAGCAGTTGCTCCCCATCGCAACTTCGCTGCAGGAAACTCTGGCACAAAGCCAGAAAACCATTGTCAATGTTGATCACAAAATAGACCAGACCCTGCAACGAGCGCAAACGACAATTGCCCATATTGATGACAAGGTTGCCCCAATTGCGAAACAGTTTACTCTTGCTCTTCTGGCGGTTAATGAAGCTTCGGTCAAAACATCGGAAGCGATGCAACAGATCAAAGGTCTCAGCAAAAATGACTCACAACTATTGAAACAACTGGGGACAACCCTTGAGGAAGTCAATCGTACTGCGCGGACTTTGCGCTACATGACAACAGAGCTTGACCGTGATCCACAGATGCTCTTACGTGGCAGGATTGATGGAGGAACAAAATAA
- a CDS encoding MFS transporter, producing the protein MRIMIILSALLMQLCLGATYSWSVYVQHIKTIVGISQTQAQIPFSIFYFVFPLTMIFSGTLVDKYGPRIAAICGGLLFGSGWLISSFGIDNFTYTILGNGIIAGIGAGIAYIVPISTCIKWFPNNKGLVTGIAVAGFGGGAALISTVAGYLLKLNMTPFTLFGYFGFAFTVLIVFSGFFMQNPPGFAKAETLKLKVREVITDNRFLILYFSMFTGLAAGFAVNANIKELYSDATLMSGVSAVSFFALANAAGRVLWGSIFDRFNSSTVIQLNLLSQAILLFASPFILTSSTGLQIFSLIAGFNYGGVLVIYAGSVAGIWGADKVGSIYGWMFSANIPGAVAPLFAGFFFDLTGSFTIPMYVIGIIILIAIVTYRLNKNSFIT; encoded by the coding sequence ATGCGGATCATGATTATTTTATCGGCCCTGCTGATGCAACTGTGCCTGGGAGCAACCTACTCCTGGTCTGTTTATGTTCAACATATCAAAACTATCGTCGGCATTTCTCAAACTCAAGCGCAGATTCCATTCTCGATCTTTTATTTTGTTTTTCCTCTGACAATGATTTTTTCCGGAACACTGGTTGACAAATATGGACCAAGGATCGCGGCTATTTGCGGTGGCCTTCTGTTTGGCAGTGGCTGGTTAATTTCTTCATTCGGGATTGATAACTTCACTTACACCATTCTGGGAAACGGCATCATTGCAGGTATTGGTGCAGGAATTGCGTATATCGTTCCGATATCCACCTGCATAAAATGGTTTCCCAACAATAAAGGACTGGTGACGGGAATTGCCGTTGCTGGTTTTGGCGGGGGAGCTGCTCTAATTAGTACCGTAGCTGGATACTTGTTGAAACTCAACATGACACCTTTCACGCTATTTGGATATTTCGGTTTTGCATTTACTGTCCTCATCGTTTTCTCCGGTTTCTTCATGCAGAATCCTCCCGGTTTTGCAAAAGCGGAGACACTCAAATTAAAAGTCCGTGAAGTTATTACCGACAACCGGTTTCTCATCCTCTATTTTTCCATGTTTACCGGCCTGGCAGCTGGATTTGCTGTTAATGCAAATATCAAGGAACTTTACTCAGACGCGACATTAATGAGCGGAGTCAGTGCTGTCTCCTTTTTTGCTCTGGCTAACGCTGCCGGCAGAGTCCTGTGGGGCAGCATCTTTGACCGCTTCAATAGTTCAACCGTTATTCAGCTGAATCTCCTCTCTCAAGCTATTTTGCTGTTCGCTTCACCGTTTATTCTGACATCATCCACCGGGCTACAAATTTTTTCCCTCATAGCGGGATTTAACTATGGAGGAGTATTGGTTATATATGCCGGATCAGTGGCCGGAATCTGGGGTGCAGATAAAGTTGGCTCCATCTATGGATGGATGTTTTCTGCAAATATTCCCGGAGCTGTAGCACCACTATTTGCTGGTTTTTTCTTTGATTTAACCGGGAGTTTCACCATTCCAATGTACGTTATTGGCATTATTATTCTGATCGCCATTGTCACCTATAGATTGAATAAAAATAGTTTTATCACCTGA